Proteins encoded by one window of Arachis ipaensis cultivar K30076 chromosome B04, Araip1.1, whole genome shotgun sequence:
- the LOC107637121 gene encoding uncharacterized protein LOC107637121, translating into MTVAEYTSRFEELCRFSRICQGAPDDFAEWKCIKYEGGLRSDILSFVAPMEIRVFSELVNKSRVAEDCLRKATSDKSDQRIFVRRDQGRNFAPRGQDFKRGGYNPQPHLGQNNFQRFSNNNSQGRGKGKQAQTPSNDLTCRRCGKYHPNTPCRAGLGVCYYCGEAGHLSWNCPEKKKNQEAEKAQHQGRVFTMTADGAGTADTPIRDAGQETPR; encoded by the exons atgactgttgctgagtatacTAGCAGGTTTGAGGAGTTATGTCGCTTTTCTCGTATTTGTCAAGGTGCGCCTGATGATTTTGCTGAGTGGAAATGTATTAAGTATGAGGGAGGTCTTCGAAGTGATATTCTGAGCTTCGTTGCACCAATGGAGATCAGAGTGTTTTCAGAACTGGTAAACAAAAGTAGAGTTGCTGAGGATTGTCTGAGAAAGGCGACATCAGATAAGAGTGATCAGCGAATTTTTGTTAGGAGAGATCAGGGAAGGAACTTCGCCCCTAGAGGACAAGATTTTAAGCGAGGCGGTTACAACCCACAACCACATTTGGGTCAGAATAACTTCCAGAGATTCAGTAATAATAACAGCCAGGGAAGAGGCAAAGGAAAGCAAGCTCAGACCCCATCGAATGATTTAACTTGTAGGAGGTGTGGAAAGTACCACCCGAATACTCCGTGCAGGGCTGGTTTAGGTGTATGCTATTACTGTGGTGAAGCTGGGCATTTGTCTTGGAATTGtccagaaaagaagaagaatcaagAAGCTGAAAAGGCACAACATCAGGGACGCGTGTTCACTATGACAGCGGATGGTGCTGGAACCGCAGATACTCCGATTAGAG atgcaggtcaagagaCACCTCGTTGA